A region of Thermococcus barossii DNA encodes the following proteins:
- the cgi121 gene encoding KEOPS complex subunit Cgi121 yields MRAITEKLHITKVHVENVEEIIPKLGGDVQIVSAECWEAVAFAALLALRSFERKTNHARTLGGELLIRLAGTLQIKDTIAQNGIKRGENYLVVFGTRERALEILQEFGLRELPLTECNREKVKTFFEKAALVEVL; encoded by the coding sequence ATGAGAGCCATAACGGAAAAACTTCACATCACGAAGGTGCACGTGGAGAACGTCGAAGAGATTATCCCCAAGCTTGGAGGGGACGTTCAGATAGTCAGTGCCGAATGCTGGGAGGCTGTGGCGTTCGCAGCCCTGCTGGCACTCCGTTCGTTTGAAAGGAAAACAAACCACGCGAGAACTCTTGGCGGGGAACTCCTGATCCGCCTGGCCGGAACGCTGCAGATAAAAGATACAATAGCTCAAAACGGCATAAAAAGAGGCGAGAACTATCTGGTGGTCTTCGGAACGCGGGAGAGAGCTCTGGAGATTCTGCAAGAATTTGGGCTGAGGGAACTTCCTCTAACCGAATGTAACAGGGAAAAAGTGAAAACTTTTTTTGAAAAAGCCGCACTCGTTGAAGTTTTATAG
- a CDS encoding pyridoxal phosphate-dependent aminotransferase, with protein sequence MKYKKRKYFLAGRINLIQRSKIRELFEKAKKMEDVISLGIGEPDFDTPAVVKEAAKRAIDEGYTHYTPNAGIPEFREAIAEYYKTHYKVDVSPNDIIVTAGAYEATYLAFQTLLEQDDDVIIPDPAFVCYVEDAKIAEAGIIRIPLREENEFQVDPDELVEAITKRTRMLVLNYPNNPTGAILKKKTVKAIADIAEDYNLYILSDEPYEHFLYDGAKHYPMIKYAPDNTILANSFSKTFAMTGWRLGFTIAPTQVIRDMIKLHAYVIGNVTSFIQIAGITALRDKRSWEAVERMRETYAERRKLVLKHLNKMPYITPFKPKGAFYIWAKIDPSLDMSSEDFADWLLENARVVVIPGTAFGKAGEGWIRISYATKKTQLIEAMQRMNEALSKL encoded by the coding sequence ATGAAGTATAAAAAGCGCAAGTATTTCCTTGCTGGCAGAATAAACCTTATCCAGCGCTCGAAAATCAGGGAACTTTTTGAGAAGGCCAAGAAGATGGAAGACGTCATTTCCCTGGGCATAGGCGAGCCCGACTTTGATACTCCAGCTGTCGTCAAGGAGGCCGCCAAGCGGGCCATCGACGAGGGTTACACCCATTACACACCCAACGCCGGAATTCCCGAGTTCCGCGAGGCTATAGCAGAATACTACAAGACCCACTACAAGGTTGACGTTTCTCCCAATGACATAATCGTAACCGCTGGCGCTTACGAGGCGACCTATCTGGCATTTCAGACCCTCCTTGAGCAGGACGATGATGTCATAATTCCAGACCCGGCTTTCGTGTGCTATGTTGAGGACGCCAAGATAGCCGAGGCCGGCATCATCAGGATTCCCCTCAGGGAGGAGAACGAATTTCAGGTCGATCCCGATGAGCTTGTCGAGGCCATAACAAAGCGCACCAGGATGCTTGTTCTCAACTATCCAAACAATCCAACGGGCGCGATTCTCAAGAAGAAGACGGTAAAAGCCATAGCGGATATAGCCGAGGACTACAACCTGTATATTCTGAGCGATGAGCCCTATGAGCACTTCCTTTACGATGGAGCCAAACACTATCCGATGATAAAGTACGCACCCGACAACACGATCCTGGCAAACAGCTTCTCCAAGACATTCGCCATGACCGGCTGGCGCCTCGGCTTCACCATAGCACCCACCCAGGTCATCAGGGACATGATAAAGCTCCACGCGTATGTCATCGGCAACGTTACGTCATTCATCCAGATCGCAGGAATCACCGCCCTCCGGGACAAGCGCAGCTGGGAGGCCGTTGAAAGGATGCGTGAAACCTACGCCGAGAGGAGGAAGCTCGTGCTCAAGCACCTCAATAAGATGCCCTACATAACGCCCTTCAAGCCAAAGGGTGCCTTCTACATATGGGCCAAGATCGACCCAAGCCTCGACATGAGCAGCGAGGACTTCGCCGACTGGCTCCTCGAAAACGCACGCGTCGTCGTCATCCCGGGAACAGCCTTTGGAAAAGCCGGCGAGGGCTGGATAAGGATAAGCTACGCCACAAAGAAGACTCAGCTAATAGAGGCAATGCAGAGAATGAATGAGGCCCTGTCAAAGCTCTGA
- a CDS encoding TMEM165/GDT1 family protein, with protein MDGIFAIFFAIFLAELGDKTQLATMAFASKYGWKTAFTGAILGLAAVNLIGALLGDKLGDMVPLELVHKFAGALFIVFGVLMVLGKL; from the coding sequence ATGGACGGAATTTTTGCCATCTTTTTCGCCATTTTCCTAGCCGAGCTTGGGGACAAGACCCAGCTAGCAACAATGGCATTTGCCTCCAAGTATGGCTGGAAAACAGCTTTTACTGGGGCCATCCTGGGCCTTGCTGCCGTCAATCTCATCGGGGCACTGCTGGGCGATAAGCTCGGAGACATGGTGCCCCTTGAACTTGTCCACAAGTTTGCCGGAGCACTTTTCATTGTTTTCGGCGTTCTTATGGTGCTAGGAAAGCTTTAG
- a CDS encoding MFS transporter: MDKRWSSVLLDTLVMTAGFGTLTMMAVAKPDVMAHFGIDSAAYEWQHIAYVFGLFIAFLLGHTKIYEGSFKRSVAIALSWAAIAQALIPLAPNWYVVVFLRFIQGFVVTLVPLFSTQIAHFFVAERPFAKGIILSGIFWGGVFGSMSAKYAVGALGWKGGFWVTVVIMYAVLTLWWLFTEDFEIIHRTEGSEKINVWKMPFTWVLGLTFFPALWIIFTIVGFSASLGYEIGWTKEHVATLSTSLNISKALWSIGMGYVGYLLSRKNPTARGLFKAIVQVMIFSYAVAFVGLLIYGKAMLAGNYTMALASVVLIGALQGTGPAFWTSAPATYPKSIFPKASFALGLISNSANIIAPGLTDALARQSIGLALGELAIMPLLGILTLVTVSRMKLPVEELGDEA, encoded by the coding sequence ATGGACAAGCGTTGGAGTTCAGTCCTGCTTGACACACTGGTTATGACAGCCGGATTCGGAACCCTGACCATGATGGCCGTCGCCAAGCCGGACGTCATGGCCCACTTTGGAATCGACAGCGCCGCCTACGAGTGGCAGCACATAGCTTACGTTTTCGGTCTCTTCATTGCGTTCCTTCTCGGCCACACCAAAATCTACGAGGGCAGCTTTAAGAGGAGCGTTGCCATAGCACTCAGCTGGGCCGCAATAGCGCAGGCTCTAATACCGCTCGCACCCAACTGGTACGTCGTCGTCTTCCTCAGGTTCATTCAGGGTTTCGTCGTTACGCTCGTTCCGCTCTTCAGCACGCAGATTGCCCACTTCTTCGTGGCCGAGAGGCCCTTCGCCAAGGGTATAATCCTCTCGGGCATATTCTGGGGCGGCGTGTTCGGGAGCATGAGCGCCAAGTACGCCGTCGGAGCTCTGGGCTGGAAGGGCGGATTTTGGGTCACGGTTGTCATAATGTACGCGGTTCTCACCCTCTGGTGGCTCTTTACGGAGGACTTTGAAATAATTCACAGAACCGAAGGCAGCGAAAAGATAAACGTCTGGAAGATGCCCTTCACATGGGTGCTCGGTCTCACCTTCTTCCCGGCGCTCTGGATCATCTTCACCATCGTCGGCTTTTCAGCTTCCCTCGGCTACGAAATCGGCTGGACCAAGGAGCACGTTGCGACGCTGAGCACGAGCCTCAACATATCCAAAGCACTCTGGAGCATAGGCATGGGATACGTCGGCTACCTGCTCTCAAGGAAGAACCCCACTGCCAGAGGACTCTTCAAGGCTATCGTCCAGGTCATGATATTCTCCTATGCTGTGGCATTCGTTGGTCTTCTCATCTACGGCAAGGCCATGCTTGCCGGCAACTACACCATGGCTTTGGCCTCAGTGGTTCTCATAGGCGCCCTCCAGGGAACTGGACCGGCCTTCTGGACGAGCGCTCCAGCAACCTATCCGAAGAGCATCTTCCCAAAGGCGAGCTTCGCCCTCGGCCTCATATCCAACTCGGCCAACATCATTGCGCCGGGACTCACTGATGCACTGGCGAGGCAGAGCATCGGCCTAGCTCTCGGGGAGCTGGCGATAATGCCTCTCCTTGGTATCCTGACGCTGGTGACCGTTTCAAGGATGAAGCTCCCGGTGGAGGAGCTGGGCGATGAGGCCTAA
- a CDS encoding DUF2178 domain-containing protein — protein sequence MERWRLTGYAIPATTAFLLVVALRMGNVALAFGVLAAAIAVSFLYADWLKKRGEIISDERTLRIEEIASRRTLQVLVLALAFLVVVLSILSEKNSSLRSAYYLATGLMVLVSVLKLGLKHHYARVM from the coding sequence ATGGAGAGATGGAGACTCACTGGCTACGCAATCCCCGCAACAACGGCTTTTTTACTGGTCGTTGCCCTGCGGATGGGAAACGTTGCACTGGCCTTTGGCGTCCTGGCGGCGGCAATCGCGGTTTCGTTCCTCTACGCGGACTGGCTTAAAAAACGGGGCGAAATTATAAGCGACGAGAGAACGCTTCGCATCGAGGAGATTGCCTCGAGGAGAACCCTCCAGGTGCTGGTGCTGGCCCTGGCGTTTTTGGTTGTTGTACTGTCCATACTGTCCGAGAAGAATTCAAGCCTGAGGAGCGCCTACTACCTCGCCACAGGCCTGATGGTTCTGGTCTCAGTTCTTAAGCTAGGCCTCAAGCATCACTACGCGAGGGTGATGTGA
- a CDS encoding DUF2178 domain-containing protein, giving the protein MNLKYEGLRAGLIAGIIIGLAYSTKSGRASLAVGIFLLGVLLAYALNWYYNSRVEKVEDERTELIGAKSTRNAFAVMSIVLFAEYLWEYSKGNTEIAMKLLIPIALGVLSLLVSQYWYERVM; this is encoded by the coding sequence GTGAACTTAAAGTACGAAGGCCTGCGCGCAGGTTTAATAGCCGGGATAATTATCGGCCTTGCATACTCCACCAAATCTGGAAGGGCATCCCTAGCGGTGGGAATATTCCTTCTAGGCGTTCTGCTGGCATACGCTCTGAACTGGTACTACAACTCAAGGGTGGAAAAGGTAGAGGACGAGAGAACCGAGCTGATAGGTGCCAAAAGCACGAGAAACGCGTTCGCCGTGATGAGTATCGTCCTCTTTGCCGAATACCTCTGGGAGTACTCCAAAGGGAACACCGAAATTGCCATGAAGCTCCTGATTCCAATAGCGCTGGGTGTCCTTTCACTCCTCGTCTCCCAGTACTGGTACGAAAGGGTGATGTGA
- a CDS encoding DUF2178 domain-containing protein codes for MNELVLVSLIALIGGGFLGYFMTKTVMNNIGFPLDERAKEIAKTSAMRTLELVLLVTVVSLYYCAFFIRDERCANFMTLIFATIFFGNLAFRAYYSRKL; via the coding sequence ATGAACGAGCTCGTCTTGGTCTCGTTGATTGCCCTGATCGGGGGCGGGTTCCTGGGGTACTTCATGACCAAGACGGTAATGAACAACATCGGCTTTCCCCTCGATGAGAGGGCCAAGGAAATAGCCAAAACCTCCGCCATGCGGACGCTGGAGCTGGTTCTACTAGTAACAGTGGTTTCGCTGTACTACTGCGCATTCTTTATCCGAGACGAGAGATGTGCCAATTTCATGACATTGATATTCGCGACAATATTTTTTGGCAACTTGGCCTTCAGGGCGTATTACTCGAGGAAACTGTGA
- a CDS encoding helix-turn-helix transcriptional regulator — MKNRLRELREELGITQEKLARALGVTRQTIIAIEKGRYDPSLRLAFKIARFFGVKIEDVFIYGGDGDEG, encoded by the coding sequence ATGAAGAACCGCCTGCGCGAGCTGAGGGAGGAGCTGGGCATAACCCAGGAGAAGCTGGCGAGGGCTTTGGGCGTCACCAGACAGACGATAATAGCCATCGAGAAGGGTCGCTACGACCCGTCGCTGAGGCTGGCATTCAAAATAGCCCGCTTTTTCGGCGTTAAAATCGAGGATGTGTTCATATACGGGGGTGATGGGGATGAAGGCTAG